A section of the Pseudomonadota bacterium genome encodes:
- the rplA gene encoding 50S ribosomal protein L1: protein MMKLSKRTKKIKETVDPSKFYNLFDALTLAKKNSTAKFDESIDIAVNLGVDAKKSDQLVRGAVVLPKGTGKTVRVAVFAQADKADEAKEAGADIVGFEDLAERVKAGSMDFDVVIATPDAMRVVGQLGQILGPRGLMPNPKVGTVTPNVGEAVKNAKGGQVQFRTDKAGIIQCTIGRASFAEDDLAENFKALIDALKKNKPSGSKGVYLRRVAVSSTMGPSLRLDQSAWTS, encoded by the coding sequence ATGATGAAACTGTCGAAAAGAACTAAGAAAATAAAAGAAACGGTTGATCCGAGTAAGTTTTATAACCTGTTTGATGCGTTGACACTGGCCAAGAAAAATTCGACTGCTAAGTTTGATGAATCGATTGATATAGCGGTCAATCTTGGGGTGGACGCTAAAAAATCAGATCAGCTGGTTCGCGGAGCCGTCGTGCTGCCTAAGGGTACCGGTAAGACCGTGAGAGTTGCCGTGTTTGCGCAAGCTGATAAAGCCGATGAAGCCAAAGAGGCAGGGGCGGACATCGTTGGGTTTGAGGATCTAGCGGAGCGGGTTAAAGCCGGATCAATGGATTTTGATGTAGTCATTGCGACTCCGGACGCAATGAGAGTTGTTGGTCAGCTTGGGCAGATTTTAGGTCCCAGAGGGCTGATGCCGAATCCAAAAGTGGGAACGGTTACACCAAATGTGGGTGAGGCTGTAAAGAATGCAAAGGGCGGCCAAGTTCAATTTAGGACTGATAAGGCGGGTATTATCCAGTGCACTATTGGTAGAGCTTCTTTTGCTGAAGATGATTTGGCGGAAAATTTTAAAGCGCTGATTGATGCGCTCAAAAAAAATAAGCCTAGTGGCTCAAAAGGGGTATATCTAAGGCGTGTTGCCGTTTCAAGTACGATGGGCCCCAGCCTAAGGCTTGATCAGTCGGCGTGGACTAGTTAG